A stretch of the Camarhynchus parvulus chromosome 4, STF_HiC, whole genome shotgun sequence genome encodes the following:
- the APBB2 gene encoding amyloid-beta A4 precursor protein-binding family B member 2 isoform X12 — MAERKNAKAMACSSLQDRTNVTLDVPLQVDFPTPKTELVQKFHVQYLGMLPVAKPVGMDTLNSAIESLMASSSKDDWLPVTMNVADATVTVINERNEEEVMVECRVRFLSFMGVGKDIHTFAFIMDTGNQHFECHVFWCEPNAGNVSEAVQAACMLRYQKCLVARPPSQKVRPPPPPADSVTRRVTTNVKRGVLSLIDTLKQKRPVPEMP, encoded by the exons AtggctgaaaggaaaaatgctaaAGCTATGGCTTGCAGCTCCTTGCAAGACAGGACAAATGTCACCCTTGATGTTCCTCTGCAAG TAGATTTCCCAACACCAAAGACAGAACTGGTACAGAAGTTTCACGTCCAGTATCTGGGCATGCTACCTGTAGCAAAACCTGTGG gAATGGATACTCTGAACAGTGCCATTGAAAGTCTAATGGCTTCCTCTAGCAAAGATGACTGGTTGCCAGTTACCATGAACGTTGCTGATGCTACTGTCACAGTCATCAATGAAAGA AATGAAGAGGAGGTCATGGTGGAGTGTCGTGTGCGGTTCCTGTCCTTCATGGGAGTAGGCAAGGACATCCACACCTTCGCCTTCATTATGGACACAGGAAACCAGCACTTTGAGTGCCATGTTTTTTGGTGTGAACCTAATGCAGGCAACGTGTCAGAAGCTGTTCAGGCTGCTTGTATG TTACGGTATCAGAAGTGCTTGGTAGCCAGACCTCCTTCACAGAAAGtccggccgcccccgccgcccgcagACTCGGTGACCAGAAGAGTCACAACCAACGTGAAAAGAGGAGTCTTGTCTCTCATTGACACTTTGAAACAGAAACGTCCGGTCCCCGAGATGCCATAG